Proteins from one Streptomyces sp. NBC_00289 genomic window:
- a CDS encoding HNH endonuclease yields the protein MPCWLCGHNIDPRLDPRHPMSWTLDHLVPLSRGGDLLDPANARPAHRRCNSSKGNRAMATPQVAPQRASRRW from the coding sequence ATGCCGTGCTGGCTCTGCGGCCACAACATCGACCCCCGCCTCGACCCGCGACACCCAATGTCCTGGACCCTCGACCACCTCGTGCCACTCAGCCGCGGCGGCGACCTCCTTGACCCCGCCAACGCCCGCCCAGCACACAGGCGGTGCAACAGCAGCAAGGGCAACCGCGCGATGGCCACGCCCCAGGTCGCGCCACAACGAGCATCACGGAGGTGGTGA